A single genomic interval of Adhaeribacter pallidiroseus harbors:
- a CDS encoding (2Fe-2S)-binding protein, protein MEIRTEQATRTVIPSPLPPKHAITLIINGVEKKLEVATWTTLLDLLRHELDLTGTKKGCDHGQCGACTVLINNKRINSCLTLAVMQDGADITTIEGVATHTGLHPVQQAFIEHDAFQCGYCTPGQICSAVGLLNEGQANTTDEIRDLMSGNICRCGAYPNIVKAIEAAKSQLTALNLKK, encoded by the coding sequence ATGGAAATCAGAACCGAACAGGCAACCCGGACAGTAATTCCGAGCCCCCTGCCTCCAAAACACGCTATTACTCTAATCATAAATGGCGTGGAAAAAAAGCTGGAAGTAGCTACCTGGACTACTTTGCTCGATTTGCTCCGGCACGAATTAGATTTAACCGGCACTAAGAAAGGCTGCGACCATGGCCAATGCGGCGCTTGTACCGTACTGATAAACAACAAACGTATAAATTCCTGCCTGACTTTGGCGGTAATGCAAGATGGGGCCGACATTACTACCATTGAAGGCGTGGCTACCCACACGGGCTTGCATCCGGTGCAGCAAGCTTTTATCGAGCACGATGCTTTTCAATGCGGGTATTGTACCCCCGGCCAGATTTGTTCCGCCGTTGGCTTACTAAACGAAGGTCAGGCAAATACCACCGATGAGATCCGGGATTTAATGAGCGGTAACATTTGCCGGTGCGGCGCTTACCCCAATATTGTAAAAGCCATTGAAGCCGCAAAAAGCCAGTTGACCGCCTTAAATTTAAAAAAATGA
- a CDS encoding bestrophin family protein — protein MLIYRNLKWSVILFYTWKSMLYYLILAFVVFLLHDYFSLLELHVPFTAISALSTALAIFLGFKTSNAYERWWEARQIWGSLVNYSRAWARQVITLVKAENPHQNSAVRELQHRMVYRHMGYVHALRVFLRKKHQYNQQGQEEIYEEPNEYSDTQAFLSSDEYEIFTQKNNPPNFLLEQQGKDMRIALDNGWLSDYRLIKLEETLVEFNNVQGRSERIKNTPFPRQYSFFSRVFVFIHASLLPFVFVEELGWASIPLSVIISFVFLCLDLIGERSEDPFENRLEDVPLTAISLTIETNLKEQWGDPRFPAKKDATHGIVL, from the coding sequence ATGCTGATATACCGAAACTTAAAATGGAGCGTAATTTTATTTTACACCTGGAAAAGTATGCTGTATTATTTAATACTGGCTTTCGTAGTTTTTCTGTTGCACGATTATTTTAGTCTTTTAGAGTTACACGTGCCTTTTACCGCCATATCGGCTCTTAGCACCGCTTTAGCCATTTTTCTGGGTTTTAAAACCAGTAATGCGTACGAAAGATGGTGGGAGGCGCGCCAAATCTGGGGATCGCTGGTTAATTATAGCCGCGCCTGGGCCCGGCAGGTAATTACCTTGGTTAAAGCGGAAAATCCGCACCAAAATTCGGCTGTCCGGGAATTACAGCATCGTATGGTTTACCGGCATATGGGGTACGTGCACGCGCTGCGGGTATTTTTGCGCAAAAAACACCAATACAACCAACAAGGGCAAGAAGAAATTTACGAAGAACCAAACGAATACTCCGATACACAAGCTTTTCTATCTTCGGACGAATACGAGATTTTTACGCAAAAAAATAATCCACCTAATTTTTTACTGGAACAGCAAGGCAAAGATATGCGCATTGCTTTAGATAACGGCTGGTTATCGGATTACCGGTTAATAAAACTAGAAGAAACGTTAGTAGAATTTAACAACGTGCAAGGCCGGAGCGAGCGCATCAAAAACACGCCTTTCCCGCGGCAGTACAGCTTTTTCTCCCGGGTGTTTGTGTTTATTCACGCTTCCCTGCTGCCCTTTGTATTTGTAGAAGAGCTCGGCTGGGCCAGTATTCCTTTGTCCGTTATTATTTCATTTGTATTTTTATGCCTCGATTTAATTGGCGAACGTTCCGAAGACCCGTTTGAAAACCGCCTGGAAGACGTACCGCTCACGGCCATCAGCTTAACCATCGAAACTAACTTGAAAGAGCAATGGGGCGATCCGCGGTTTCCGGCCAAAAAAGATGCTACCCACGGTATTGTTTTATAA
- a CDS encoding FAD binding domain-containing protein, protein MNPFTYTKAENVAKAVDEISSHSRAKFIAGGTNLLDLMKVNVMRPSHLVDITHLDLDKIEENATGGLRLGALVTNADTAYHPEVKKRYPLLSKTILAGASAQLRNMATNGGNPLQRTRCYYFYDTATPCNKREPGSGCSAINGFNRIHAILGTSESCIATHPSDMAVALAALEAQVLVSGKKGERTLNFADLHRLPGNTPEQDTNLAPDEIITGYDLPAQGFAQHYTYLKIRDRESYAFALVSVAVGLAIESGSIITARVALGGVAHKPWRVPEAEALLTGKTPTRENFTLLAEAYLQRAQGYQHNTFKIELAKQAIVRALEQASQTKANP, encoded by the coding sequence ATGAATCCTTTTACATACACCAAAGCCGAAAACGTGGCTAAAGCGGTAGACGAAATTAGCAGCCACTCCCGAGCTAAATTTATTGCTGGCGGTACCAACTTGCTCGATTTGATGAAGGTAAATGTTATGCGGCCCTCCCATCTGGTAGACATAACCCACCTGGATTTAGACAAGATAGAAGAAAATGCTACGGGTGGTTTACGCCTGGGCGCCTTAGTAACCAACGCCGATACGGCTTATCATCCGGAAGTAAAAAAACGTTATCCTTTGCTATCCAAAACCATTTTAGCGGGCGCTTCGGCGCAACTGCGTAACATGGCTACCAACGGAGGCAACCCTTTGCAACGAACCCGTTGCTATTACTTTTACGATACCGCCACGCCCTGCAACAAGCGCGAACCCGGCAGCGGCTGCTCGGCCATAAATGGCTTTAACCGCATTCACGCTATCTTGGGCACTAGCGAATCTTGTATTGCTACGCATCCTTCGGACATGGCGGTGGCTTTAGCGGCCTTAGAGGCTCAGGTGCTGGTTTCGGGAAAAAAGGGAGAACGCACTTTAAATTTCGCGGATTTGCACCGCTTACCCGGCAACACGCCCGAGCAGGATACCAACCTGGCACCCGACGAAATAATAACCGGCTACGATTTACCTGCGCAAGGCTTTGCCCAGCACTATACGTATTTAAAAATCCGGGACCGGGAATCGTACGCTTTTGCCTTGGTTTCGGTAGCCGTGGGATTGGCAATAGAAAGCGGTAGCATTATTACAGCCCGGGTAGCTTTAGGCGGAGTAGCCCACAAACCCTGGCGAGTTCCGGAAGCCGAAGCTTTGTTAACCGGAAAAACCCCCACCCGCGAAAACTTTACCTTATTGGCAGAAGCGTATTTACAAAGAGCGCAGGGTTACCAGCATAATACTTTTAAAATAGAACTAGCCAAACAAGCCATCGTCAGGGCTCTGGAGCAAGCCTCGCAAACGAAAGCAAACCCATGA
- a CDS encoding family 43 glycosylhydrolase, with the protein MPENKPTAPDTAIRLTSPNHTPVSFSVLVQESLHQSPAGYTFEVTSPDLLSGVGKTCFYYLNGNDHLAYLNLFAKLARDFNMRLPQNRQEKQIKPTFKAPLRAVLKTAVHPEILYGYGDPAVIRVDTAGSSCYYVVATSNDAPNAFPLLRSRNLQDWEFVKFIFPAGKTPEWATAGPLISDYWAPEMHLIQNQYHIYFVARDKNTHELCIGKAQSDNPEGPFVPDKKPVLRGNVIDPHVYVQDAETAYLYWKEDNNAIWPGLLLDVLYHHPDLIATLFNEGPDQITTAFICTLWPWAKDREPMERFLITQIVIEAVTERYLLFYEQLAALSQYQTPALQTQIREVLRFMKTPVYAQQLAPDGKSLVGERFKIIQNDLAWEAHLVEGVWVTKQGTHYYLFYAGNDFSTDQYGIGVAIADLPIGPYRKMAVPVLQSTAEWWAPGHPSVVKDPAGKPVLILHAYYPEQAGYKEFRAMLAVNLIFNPDHVLLA; encoded by the coding sequence ATGCCAGAAAATAAGCCTACCGCTCCCGATACAGCAATCAGGTTAACATCGCCAAACCACACGCCGGTTAGCTTTAGCGTGCTTGTGCAAGAATCGCTTCATCAAAGCCCCGCAGGTTATACTTTTGAAGTTACCAGCCCAGATTTATTGTCGGGAGTAGGGAAAACATGTTTCTATTATTTAAACGGGAACGATCATTTGGCGTATTTAAATTTATTTGCAAAACTAGCCCGGGATTTTAACATGCGGCTTCCGCAAAACCGGCAGGAAAAACAAATAAAACCAACTTTTAAAGCACCGCTGCGAGCCGTTCTAAAAACCGCCGTGCATCCGGAAATTTTGTACGGTTACGGCGATCCGGCCGTGATCCGGGTAGATACAGCCGGCAGTTCCTGTTATTATGTAGTGGCTACCTCTAATGATGCCCCCAATGCTTTTCCATTGTTGCGATCGCGCAACTTGCAAGATTGGGAGTTTGTCAAATTTATTTTCCCGGCGGGTAAAACTCCCGAGTGGGCCACGGCCGGACCTTTAATCAGCGATTACTGGGCCCCCGAAATGCACCTGATCCAGAACCAGTATCATATTTATTTTGTAGCCCGCGACAAAAATACCCACGAGCTTTGTATTGGTAAAGCGCAATCTGACAATCCGGAAGGTCCATTTGTGCCGGATAAAAAGCCTGTTTTACGAGGAAACGTGATTGATCCGCACGTGTATGTACAGGATGCCGAAACCGCCTATTTGTATTGGAAAGAAGATAACAATGCCATCTGGCCGGGCCTGTTATTGGATGTGCTTTATCATCACCCAGATTTAATAGCAACATTATTCAACGAAGGTCCGGATCAGATAACTACGGCCTTTATTTGCACCTTGTGGCCTTGGGCCAAAGACCGGGAACCCATGGAGCGTTTTTTAATTACCCAAATAGTTATAGAGGCAGTAACAGAAAGGTATCTATTATTTTACGAGCAACTAGCAGCTTTAAGTCAATACCAAACTCCGGCTTTACAAACCCAAATCCGGGAAGTGTTACGCTTCATGAAAACTCCGGTGTACGCCCAGCAATTAGCACCGGACGGAAAAAGTTTGGTGGGGGAACGATTTAAAATTATTCAAAACGATTTGGCCTGGGAAGCGCATTTGGTGGAAGGCGTTTGGGTTACGAAACAAGGTACGCACTATTACTTGTTTTACGCGGGTAACGATTTCTCAACAGATCAATATGGCATTGGAGTAGCCATCGCCGATTTGCCGATTGGGCCTTACCGGAAAATGGCGGTTCCGGTGCTCCAATCTACCGCGGAGTGGTGGGCACCCGGTCACCCGTCGGTAGTAAAAGATCCGGCAGGTAAACCAGTTTTGATTTTACACGCTTATTATCCGGAGCAGGCCGGTTATAAAGAATTCCGGGCAATGTTAGCGGTAAATCTAATATTTAACCCCGATCACGTTTTATTGGCTTAA